The Saccharomyces eubayanus strain FM1318 chromosome IV, whole genome shotgun sequence genome contains the following window.
AGATCAACATGCTGGAAGACcaattaaataaaatggaaaatgAGAGCgaatcaaaaacaagactAATTGATACAAGTAGGAGTGACCTGGAGAAAGCCACTTTGAGccatgatgaaattttagaAGAAAAGCGGAATGAGATtaataaaatgaaagatgaaattctctcatacaaagaaaagataaatgAAGCAAACACGAAACTACTATCAACGGAACAAGCACATGAAAATGGGTTAAATAGTTTGAAGGAACAACTTGAGGCTATTCAAGAATCTAAATCCGAGGTTGAAAGGAGATTGAAGGACATGGAGGAAGAATCTGCTCACCTCAAATCagatttaaaaaaatcaaaagaaactgCGAAAGACTTAAAAAGTgacattgaaaacaatgaaaaaagaatagaaCTTTTAGTAAAGAGTGGGAAGGAATCTGATGAGAAGTTTAAACAgtataaagaaattagTCAGGTAGACATTAAAGAGTTGCAAGATGAAAAGACTGATTTGGAATCTCAAATCGTAgaattcagaaaaaaaatcgaagaGCTACAAGTGAAACTGAAAGACGAAGCAGAATCTAACAGTAAGATAGAGACCATACAGCAAGAGCTAACTAATGCTTATGAGAAAATAAGAgttaatgaagaagaaaatgtatTATTAAACTccaaactgaaaaatttagaaTGCAATTTAAGAGATAATCAAGACGAGATACAGAGCACTAAGGAAAAGAACGAATCATTGGATTCTTACTTGAAAGATCTGAAGCAGGAGTTGACTGACGCTCAACAAAAGGCTAAAGAATGCgaagaaaagagtaaaACGGAAATTGAACAACTTCAAGCAGAAGCGTCTCGATCTCATGAAATTGCCAAACAACTTGAATTAAAATACAGTAACCTTGCAACGGAAGAGCaaacttggaaaagaaatgaagaagCTATCAAAAAATCCACTGACTCTCAGAAaactgaaattgaaaaattagttGAAGAGTTGGAGAGATTGAATTCAGAAAACGCACAGTTAAAAGAAGCGAATGAAGATCGCTCGGAAATTGATGACTTAATGCTTTTGGTTACCGATTTGGACGAAAAGAATACCAAATATCGCTCAAAGTTGGAAGACTTAGGTGTTGAGCTCAGctctgaagatgatgacgaagacgaagacgatgaagacgaagaagaatagGCATGTCAGGCAGTGCGCGTAGATAGATCCTATAGATATAATCAGTTTAATTGTGTGACAATGTTGCGTTTTGTAATTATGCATGTATACACTACATCAACACCAACATAATACTTTTTCAGCCTTTAAACATTGCTCTTGCTAGATTTTATGTTTTGCCACAAAAGAAGTGCGACAAATGTAGAGcttcaaataaacaaaagtgGGTGGTAATATAATGGAAATTCTTCTCGAGCCTGAGTCAGATTGCTACTCAAGCGCCTTTACTCTGTYGTTGCCACTACTATTTTTCCTCTCAAAATGACTTTGTAGTCACGTCCATAAGGCGCTTCGAGATATTGATAGCCGTGGGAAAAATAGTAAGGAGTGGTGCAGATCACGAGagagaataaaaatatcaaagtaGACAAAGGTGAGAATTGTCATCAAATAGCAGGATcgaaatggaaaagagaaGCGTTGGTGTGAAAATACCAGATGCTCCTCCCACTTATATTAAATTAGAtcaaaacgaaaaattcTTATATATTACTAGCAAAACCAATTATGCGTCTTATCAGATAGCAGCTATAATCTCATACCCAGATATGGAAGATGTGCCAAATGTTAATttagaaaatggaaaattacCAAGTGAAGACAATAAACTAGCACTACTGCTGCACGGGAGCCAATCTCACAAGAGTGCAATTTATCAGACCTTATTAGCCAAGAGACTGGCCCAATCAGGATATTGGGTACTAAGAATCGATTTTAGAGGTCAAGGGGATTCGACTAATAACTACGACGCTGCCATTGGCAGGACGCTCGATCAAGATTTAGAAGATATGAGTGTTGTGTACCAAACAATGCTTGATAGATCTGTCAGGGAGCAGCTATACAAGACAGACACGATCTCACTGGGTGTGATCGTGGCACACTCTAGGGGGTCCCTTGCTATGTTCAAATTCTGCCTGAAATTGCTTTCAATGGAATACCCGTTGCCTTCTCACCTAATTAATTGTGCTGGAAGGTATGATGGAAAGGGACTTATTGAACGGTGCTCACGGCTACACCCGAAttgggaaaaagaaggagGGTTCTGGGCCAACGGTCCACGATATGGTGAATACAACAATTTTTGGATCCCATCAAGCGAAACTTATAGTATAGCCAACGTTTGCGTCCCGGACTTTGCCACAATACCGCCAACTTGCTCGGTAATGTCGTGCTATGGTACCTGCGACCACGTAGTGCCGCTTAGTGCGGCTTCAAACTATGCAAAACTGTTTGAGGGTAGACATACACTGAAGCTTATAGAGAATGCGGACCACAACTATTACGGCATTGAGGATGATCCAAACGAGCTAAACCTACCGACAAGAAGGGGCAGGGTCAACTACTCACCACTAGTTGCCGATTTAATCATGGAGTATCTGAACAATACATAGGTCATACAACTACATATTACTCTAGGATATTTTTGCGTTAAGCTTGGAACCGTTGGGATGCAGGATAACCCGCATTGTGCCTGAGGCTTTGCCATTAAACAACATGATGAGGTGATGCTTCTTGATAGAAAAGTGTCATCAGGCGAAACTAGGCCGCACCTGCCGTATGACAAATGCTAACTGGCCGTGGTAACCAAcgtatttgttttcttttttggcttCTAGCTTTTTAGCCTCTATAGTTTCATTGGCattgctttgttttttatccGATTAAATCAGCTCAATCAacagatgaaaaaaataaaaaaagaaaacaaaatcaacacAGTTAGGCAGACCTTGAATCatcgaaaacgaaaacaaacTATCCATCATAGCACTAAACGACGTATCAATTGTGATCGGTTTGCAATTTGAGTTTTTTGACGTTCCGAGACATTAGGTAACCTCACAATTACAGACATGTCTAACCAAATATACTCAGCGAAATATTCGGGGGTTGATGTTTATGAATTTATTCATTCGACAGGGTCCAttatgaaaaggaaaaaagacgACTGGGTCAATGCCACACATATTCTGAAGGCGGCCAATTTTGCCAAGGctaaaagaacaagaatatTAGAGAAGGAGGTGCTTAAGGAAACTCATGAAAAAGTTCAAGGCGGGTTTGGTAAATATCAGGGTACATGGGTTCCGCTAAATATAGCGAAACGGCtggctgaaaaattcagcGTATACGACCAATTGAAGCCACTATTTGATTTTACACAAACTGACGGTTCTGCTTCTCCACCTCCAGCCCCAAAACATCACCACGCCTCAAAAGTGGATAGAAAAAAGGCCATACGAAGTGTGAGTACTTCTGCGATTATGGAAACAAAGAGAAGCAGTAAGAAAAGTGAAGACAACCAGTTTCAAAATAGTAAAATACTGGGAAATCCTACAGCTGTACCAAGGAAAAGAGGTAGGCCGGTTGGTTCTACGAGAGGaggcaaaagaaagttAGGAGTTGGTTTACAACGCTCTCAAAGTGATATGGGATTCCCTAGACCAGCCATACCGAACTCTTCAATATCGACGATGCAATTACCCTCTATTAGATCTACAGTTGGACCACAATCACCAACGCTAAGTAtccttgaagaagaaagacaaGACTCTcgacaacaacaacaacagccaAACAATTCGGCCCAgtttaaagaaattgatctTGAAGATGGCTTGTCCAGCGACGTGGAGCCCCCTCAACAGTTTCAACAGAATTATAGCCATGGAACTAGTTTTGCACCTCAACAACAATCCTCCTTGATACAAACTCAGCAAGCAGAATCAATAGCTACCTCCGTATCATCATCTCCTTCTTTACCTACCTCGCCGGGCGATTTTGCTGACAGTAATCCATTCGAAGAGCGCTTCGCCGGTGGTGGCACATCTCCGATTATTTCCATGATTCCACGGTATTCTGCAACTTCAAGACCTCAAACTTCAGACATCAATGATAAAGTCAACAAGTACCTTTCAAAATTGGTCGATTACTTTATTTCGAAtgaaatgaaatcaaacaaatcTGTACCGCAAGTGTTATTGCGTCCACCTCCGCATAGTGCTCCTTATATCGATGCCCCCATCGACCCTGAATTGCACACTGCATTCCACTGGGCATGTTCCATGGGGAATCTGCCTATCGCCGAGGCATTATACGAAGCGGGAACTAGTATTAGATCGACCAATTCTCAAGGTCAAACTCCTTTGATGAGAAGTTCATTATTCCATAATTCGTATACTAGGAGGACGTTCCCCAGAATTTTCCAATTGCTACATGAAACTGTATTTGACGTGGATTCTCAATCTCAAACGGTAATTCATCATATTGTAAAAAGGAAGTCAACTACACCTTCCGCAGTTTATTATCTTGATGTTGTGCTATCTaaaatcaagaatttcTTCCCACAGTATAGAATCGAACTGCTACTGAATACACAGGATAAAAACGGCGACGCCGCATTGCATATTGCGTCTAAGAATGGagatattgttttcttcaacacaTTGGTGAAGATGGGTGCATTGACCACAATTTCCAATAAGGAAGGATTAACACCAAACGAAATAATGAACCAACAATACGAGCAAATGATGATACAAAATGGCACGAACCCACACTCCAGTTCTTTAAACACGGACTTGAACCTGCACGTTAATACACAGAATAGTGATATGAAAAACGATGTTAATTCAATGGTGATCATGTCCCCGATATCCCCATCGGATTACATAACGTATCCGTCTCAAATTGCTACaaatatatcaaagaaCATTCCCAATGTGGTGAATTCCATGAAACAAATGGCCAGCATATATAATGATCTCCATGAAGAACACGATAACGAACTGAAGAATCTACAGAGAACGCTGAAAAGTATATCAAAGACGAGGATACAAGTACATTTAAAGACACTAGAGGTTTTGAAGGATAGTAGCAGAGACGATAACGACGGGGAAATACCGAAGGGGAATGCGGACTTCGAGACTCTAACTTATTTACAACAGCGTaatgttgaagaaattaaaaaaaagcttatAAGGTATAAAAAGATGATTAAACAGAAACTAGAATACAGACAAACAGTCTTGTTAAATGGGTTGATAGAGGACGAATCTCATACCATCGCGAACAGTGCAGACGGTGACGAGAGTAATCTCCTGGAAAAGCTGGAGCTAGCTCAGAAACTAACACTTTTACAATTTCAAAGGAGGAAACGATTGAGGAGTTTAATGGAGAAATTTGAAGACAATTCCAAGATTCATAAGTATAGACGGATTATCAGGGAGGGGACGGAGATGGATATCGGAGAAGTGGACGGTTCGTTGGATGTAATACTACAGACATTGATagtcaataataataaaaacaagGGCACAGACCCGAGTACCACGAACACGAACGCGAACGACCGTGCATAGAAGCACGACGCAATTCATATGTATCAGTATATCGGAAATGAATAAAACAATGAGATAATATTTATTAACTTCTTTTACGTAAGTAAAAAGCTACATAAGGAtcaaccttttttttttttatatttttttttttttgttttgtattttccAATTACAAACATTAAAGACATGACAATAAGCGATGCTTACATCgagtattctttttcttcttcttcttataAAGGATTAGGCGTGGATGGGGGAAGGGGTCggttaaaaataaaaattaacaaacaaaaaacagtTGAGTGATATAAATTACATTCATTACAGTTCGTTTAGCTAACTCACATAATAATAGCTTCCATTGGAACGTTATCGGAGATAGACTTGTGAGGTAAGACTTTACCACCGTTGATGTAGATTTCGTCTTTGACTTCAACGTCATCACCCAAGACAGTGTCACCTTCCAAACGACACCATTGGCCAACAGTGGAGTTCCAACCAACGATGGAGGACTTGACCAAAGCATGGTTCTTGATGGTGGAGTTGCACAAGACAACGGATCTGGTGATTCTGACACCGTCACCGATGGTGACGTTAGGACCAATGACCACGTCTGGGCCGATCTTGGCAGTGGAGGAGATGGTGGCGGTTGGGTCGATCAAGGCGTTGCCGACGATGTTGGAGCCGGTGGCCAACTTCTCTGGTTGTCTCTTGGCCAAGGAGTTCAAGTAAAGAACGGACCCTGACAAGAAATCCTTTGGTTGACCGACATCCATCCAGAAACCTTCCAAGTCGAAAGAGTAcaattgtttttcttcgacCAAGATAGGGAaagtttccttttcaatagagGTTGGTTTCATTTCGATCAAGTCAATGACTTCTGGGTTTAGAATGTACAGACCGGCGTTAATTCTGTTACCAACGAACTCCTTTGGCTTTTCGACGAATCTGTCGATAAGGTTTGGAGTGGCTATGTCATGGACAATGACACCGTATTTGGAAGGTTCGTCGACCTTGGTGGCAACGATGGTACCTTTACCACCGTGGGCCTTGTGGAAGTCTGCTAGTTCTTGGAATGGGTATTCACAGATGACGTCGGAGTTCAAGACGAAGAATGGAGAGTTGTCCTTCTTCAAGACTTCTTCAGCCAACTTCAATGGACCGGCAGTGCCTAATGGTTCAGTTTCCACGGAGAAAGTAATGTTAACACCGTATTCAGCTTCgtacttcttcaaagtctCGACCATGACCTCTGGTCTGTAGTTAACGGCAAGCACAATATCTGTGACACCAGCGTTGGCCAAGGCTTCGATTTGGTGCAGAATCATTGGTCTGTTACCGAACTCAACCAAAGGCTTTGGAACGGTCAAAGTCAAAGGTCTCAATCTGGTACCGTAACCACCGACTAAAATTAAAcctttcatttttgattatGTATGTActatttgttgttgtgtCTTGTCTTGTGCTGATAATATCTTGTTTGTATATTtaacaaaatattttattttagcagaagaagaaaattagCGAATGTAGAGTAGTTTGCACGTCTGATGAACGATTTCAAAGTCAAAGACCTGAGAAcaagaataagaagaaacaaagcAACAACCACAAgactgaagaaaaataaagaagacaaCAATACCAAAGTTTCGACAACAATGCGAAACCTCTGCTATATATATGTTAACAAGAATGCCAGGTCGgcgagaaaaaagaaaacacaaCGCGAGAGAGCACCAGCTTGCTGATTACCGGTCGGGCTGTGGGTTCTGTGTCTGCTCTCGtgtgttttttgtttatttgtttgttaaTTGCTGCGCTGTTCagatcgaaaaaaaaaaaaaaaacaaaaaaacaaaaaacgacgacaaaagcaaaaaagtttttccagCATTtgagataaaaataaacgTGGCAACCAAAGAAGGTCCCAGCTGGCCAGCGACACCGCGgccgtttctttttggcgTTATATTTTTCGCGTTTGGCGGCCgcgtcttttctttttatgcGTTTTGTGTTGCGTTCGCgttgctttttttgttttagttTGTTTCAGTGTGACGTGGTGTGGACGGTTCAGGCGGAAATGGGGTTACGGTAAGTTAAGCCAAGCCAAGCCAAGCCCAGGAGAGTCAGCGTGGGCCGACTTAGTATGCGCGGAACAGGGTCCTAAACTGCCCAGCACGCGGATTCGAGTTTCGAGTTTCGAGCGGTCTGCGGGTTCGACTGTGCTGGGATCGCCGGCTCGAGCAGTTAGTGTTGCAGCCATGGAGGAGGAGGGGGGTGCTGGTTATGTAGGCCTGTGTTTGGATTGTTTCTCTGAAGAACTCATCCTTGTTAGCTCAGTTGGTAGAGCGTTCGGCTTTTAAGCAATTTGCTTAGGCAAGGATACCGAAATGTCAGGGGTTCGAGCCCCCTATGAggagttctttcttttttacttttttacttttctaCAATTATTTAAAATGTAATGGTTACCGGGAGGACTTCAGCGGCAAGCTGAGCagggtaaaaaaaaacaaaagtgCAATTGATTGACATTATGTATGTACGTATATATGAGCTATGAATTTTGATAGTGGATATAACGGCTTTTCACTCATACCCTTAGATTTTTACGTTTCAACTTCCAGAATACCACTGACGAAAGGACGATGGATGCAACGAATGCAATGCTGCTATACTTGTAGACAACCGAGATGCATGCCGACCCCCGCAGGTCTCCGGCGTTGTCTGTACAGCCGGAATCGTACACTTTCGCATACAGCATGCAGAATATCGTAGAGCCCACCGCGGGTGCAATGAGCAGGCTGCCGTAGACGGTCCCGAACGAGCGCTCGCCCCATACTAACAACACCAATGTCGGATAGACGGTGAACAGCCCACCGTAGATGATTCCGACCAGCGATCCTGTGGGCACTAACCCCCAGGACGACACCGTCTTCGAGGAGACCAGTTTGAACAAGGTCAACTGCGCGCAGAGCCCGAGGGACAGCAGCGTTAGCAGGATCCATTTGATggatattcttttcttggcgAGGAAATCTGCCACTATGCCCGTGAGTAGTCTTGCAAAAGTGGAGGAGAGCGCATAAGTGGACAGTAACTTCGTGGACAAGGCGGGCGCATCGACTTGGACCAGCAGGTTGGTTAGAGATCCCATGTTGGCAATGAACATCTCCAATGGCCCCAAGGATAGTAGAATCGACAGCGCCAGAATGTACGTCACAGGGTCGCTGAAAATTCTTAGTACTGTTTGCGCGAACTTGTCTTGGGTGTGGCTGTCTTGTTCCAATAACGGCAACTGCTCGGCATCAGTCTGGTCATCCAGCCGTTTCTGGTTATCCTGTTCTTCGTTGAAATGCAATAGCGACACCACACTGGTGGCTATCCATGCAAGTAACCCGATAATAACGTAAACCCATGCAAACGTTTGGAATACCCTCCCCAGGTTCAGGTCGTTAGcggacgatgaagaagattgtGCTCTATAGGACCAGAACCACGGGACCCTTAATAACTGAGACCCCACTACTGAAGATATCCCGTAGCACGTGGTGGGCAGACTAATGGATAATAGCTTCGTGTGAGGGTACAGCTTCGTGCACGTCAACAGTGCGCTGAAGTACAAGGCACTTGTCGATATACCTATGACGGCGAAACACAATATTGACAGATTGAACGATGAGTCACTATTCCCCTCAAGGGATAATTCCGGATGATTAAAGACATAAGCCAGGTACGAATAGCTGGGTATAAACCCGATGATGGAAAGCAGACTCAAAGTGATGGGGCCGTGAGAATCGGCAATCATCCCGAGGATCGGCGGTGTCAGGTACATCCCCAAGTTAGTCATACTGGCGATGGTATTGATTTGCCACGAAGAGTAATTCAAATGGTTTTGCCATGGCTGAGAATAAAGCGATATCAAAGTGATRAAGCCGGCCGAGACTGCAGATAATAGTGAGAAGATGTATGCAATACGGTGTGACGATTTGAGGGATAGAACATGGGGTAACAATAAGCGCGTATGATACGACAGGCAATGCTCTACCTTTGATAGAGCCATAGTCGGGGTGtttggaaaaacttttgttgGTGTAGGAATGATATCAAAGAGGAGTACTCTCCGTAAAAGTACCGGTGTAGCCTTTTATAGTTCGGCTGTCTCTCCTCCTGTTATCTTTTATAATATCTAcacttttactttttttcttgtaggGCAAAAGAAACACTGGGATTAATTTCCGGAATGATGTAAAGCCGCTAACATTTGGAAAGGCAAAGTCAAATAAACCATCAAGCGGGAAAATGAAGCAAAACAAGGCGTTTTTACATGGTATGCATCTTTGGACGTTATAGATTATAGATTTTATTGGCGTCGAgaaatacatatatatatatatatatatatatatttcctccttttcgttttctttttcgtgTTATTTAAATAATACTTTAGTTTTTTGCTTGACTTCTTCTTATACTCACCGAAGGTCAACGACTAGCTTTCTCAttaattcttcaaaattttagCAATGTCAGTCAAACAGCCgtactttttgtttttatttttgctGTTTGATACAGTGCCCCAGTCGGTGGCCGTAGAAACCCTCCCGCTTGCAGTTTCAGACAGTACTTGTTTATAAGTCTTGACTGAATGACTCATTTCGCCTGTGGTGTAGTCTTGAAACAGTTTGTGCATGTAAGACCTGACTTCATCTCTGTTATAGGGTTGTTTATTGgctcttttgaatttcttatTCGTGGACGATCCATTAACGCTGGAACTTCCCTTAGTGTTAGTCGACGGCGTGGTGGATACAGTGGCTTTAGTCTTTCCGTTACCTGGCTGTGGTGACGAGGAATCATCTCTTCGtggctgctgctgctgctgctgctttGGAAGGGCTTTGGCAGCAGCTTGCGCCCAGCCTGTCAATTTAGGTTTTTGGGGAAGAGCAGTAGGTGGGctatttgaatttgaatttgaagtGGACAAAGTAGTCTTTAAAGCTGGGGTAGCTTTACCATTTACATTAGTGGTCGAAGTTGTTGTCATTTTCATATCAGATCAAACGCGGAATCGTATGTATGgtaaaatgaaatcaaaataatagaattGATATAAATACAGAAACAAATTGTAACAGATATTAATAAAACAATTAATTGGGGGGAGGTgggaaaatataaaaaaaggaattaaaaaaaaaaggacaGTAAAGTATGCACAGGATTATTTagttatttttctttatatctCTCATTCTATTCCAATTAGAACCATAACCTTCGCACATGTTCACATTTATACATTTTCACTAAAATtgattttaatttttccaaaaaataatatctcTTCATGGATCACTTCGCACGCAGTAGCATATTAAGTATAGTACTGAGATCTATTATTCATACAGTCATTTGTGTTTTGAGAAATAAATACACCTTTTTAGTCTATATATGTTCCTAAAACTATGTGGCTCAAtgcatcttcttcatggAAGACCCTTCGTGATGGACACTAACGTCTTCGTTCATGTCATCAGAAGGCACGGACCCATTCTTTATAGCagcctttcttttttcttgttgaagAGTAGCATACTTGAGAGCCTCTGGCGGTAAGGTGGTATCGTTGATAGCTGGAGAGTAACCGATTTCCTTCAATGTATCAAGCATACGGGTTCTAATCTGTTCGGAAAACTCGCCGACTTTATCCTTGGTCAAATTCTCAGTAGAAACGGGTTCCAAGATTTTAACGATCATACAACCTCTGTTGAAGACCCCATATTTAGGATTAGTCAAAGTACTGG
Protein-coding sequences here:
- the MBP1 gene encoding transcription factor MBP1 → MSNQIYSAKYSGVDVYEFIHSTGSIMKRKKDDWVNATHILKAANFAKAKRTRILEKEVLKETHEKVQGGFGKYQGTWVPLNIAKRLAEKFSVYDQLKPLFDFTQTDGSASPPPAPKHHHASKVDRKKAIRSVSTSAIMETKRSSKKSEDNQFQNSKILGNPTAVPRKRGRPVGSTRGGKRKLGVGLQRSQSDMGFPRPAIPNSSISTMQLPSIRSTVGPQSPTLSILEEERQDSRQQQQQPNNSAQFKEIDLEDGLSSDVEPPQQFQQNYSHGTSFAPQQQSSLIQTQQAESIATSVSSSPSLPTSPGDFADSNPFEERFAGGGTSPIISMIPRYSATSRPQTSDINDKVNKYLSKLVDYFISNEMKSNKSVPQVLLRPPPHSAPYIDAPIDPELHTAFHWACSMGNLPIAEALYEAGTSIRSTNSQGQTPLMRSSLFHNSYTRRTFPRIFQLLHETVFDVDSQSQTVIHHIVKRKSTTPSAVYYLDVVLSKIKNFFPQYRIELLLNTQDKNGDAALHIASKNGDIVFFNTLVKMGALTTISNKEGLTPNEIMNQQYEQMMIQNGTNPHSSSLNTDLNLHVNTQNSDMKNDVNSMVIMSPISPSDYITYPSQIATNISKNIPNVVNSMKQMASIYNDLHEEHDNELKNLQRTLKSISKTRIQVHLKTLEVLKDSSRDDNDGEIPKGNADFETLTYLQQRNVEEIKKKLIRYKKMIKQKLEYRQTVLLNGLIEDESHTIANSADGDESNLLEKLELAQKLTLLQFQRRKRLRSLMEKFEDNSKIHKYRRIIREGTEMDIGEVDGSLDVILQTLIVNNNKNKGTDPSTTNTNANDRA
- the PSA1 gene encoding mannose-1-phosphate guanylyltransferase, whose protein sequence is MKGLILVGGYGTRLRPLTLTVPKPLVEFGNRPMILHQIEALANAGVTDIVLAVNYRPEVMVETLKKYEAEYGVNITFSVETEPLGTAGPLKLAEEVLKKDNSPFFVLNSDVICEYPFQELADFHKAHGGKGTIVATKVDEPSKYGVIVHDIATPNLIDRFVEKPKEFVGNRINAGLYILNPEVIDLIEMKPTSIEKETFPILVEEKQLYSFDLEGFWMDVGQPKDFLSGSVLYLNSLAKRQPEKLATGSNIVGNALIDPTATISSTAKIGPDVVIGPNVTIGDGVRITRSVVLCNSTIKNHALVKSSIVGWNSTVGQWCRLEGDTVLGDDVEVKDEIYINGGKVLPHKSISDNVPMEAIIM
- the MCH1 gene encoding Mch1p, producing the protein MALSKVEHCLSYHTRLLLPHVLSLKSSHRIAYIFSLLSAVSAGFITLISLYSQPWQNHLNYSSWQINTIASMTNLGMYLTPPILGMIADSHGPITLSLLSIIGFIPSYSYLAYVFNHPELSLEGNSDSSFNLSILCFAVIGISTSALYFSALLTCTKLYPHTKLLSISLPTTCYGISSVVGSQLLRVPWFWSYRAQSSSSSANDLNLGRVFQTFAWVYVIIGLLAWIATSVVSLLHFNEEQDNQKRLDDQTDAEQLPLLEQDSHTQDKFAQTVLRIFSDPVTYILALSILLSLGPLEMFIANMGSLTNLLVQVDAPALSTKLLSTYALSSTFARLLTGIVADFLAKKRISIKWILLTLLSLGLCAQLTLFKLVSSKTVSSWGLVPTGSLVGIIYGGLFTVYPTLVLLVWGERSFGTVYGSLLIAPAVGSTIFCMLYAKVYDSGCTDNAGDLRGSACISVVYKYSSIAFVASIVLSSVVFWKLKRKNLRV
- the PBP4 gene encoding Pbp4p translates to MKMTTTSTTNVNGKATPALKTTLSTSNSNSNSPPTALPQKPKLTGWAQAAAKALPKQQQQQQPRRDDSSSPQPGNGKTKATVSTTPSTNTKGSSSVNGSSTNKKFKRANKQPYNRDEVRSYMHKLFQDYTTGEMSHSVKTYKQVLSETASGRVSTATDWGTVSNSKNKNKKYGCLTDIAKILKN